Below is a window of Mycolicibacterium chitae DNA.
AGAGGTTGGCCGCGATCCGCACGACGTCCATCACCTCGGGGGTGGAGCCGTCGGGGAACTTCGCGGCGGCCATCTCGGTCAGCGCGTCGTCGCGCGGGTTGGCGCGGCGATCGGCGATGTAGGCCGAGAATTTCTCGTAGAGGTACTCGAGCGGGCTGTGCGACATCGACTTGTTGTCGGTGCCGCCGACGCCGCCGGCGCTGTGGTTCATGTGGCGGGAGAACTCGGGGCGGTCCTCCTCCGGGACGCCGAGCAGGTCGGCGATGATCCCGAGCGTGAACGGCACCGCGAAGCCCTGGATGGCGTCGCCGCCGCCGGCGGCCAGGTACGGCTCCAGATAGGCGTCGGCGTGCCGCCACATGAAGTCCTCGTTGGACTTGAGCCGCTTCGGCGTGATGAGGCCCATGAGCAGCGCGCGGTGCTCGGTGTGCTTGGGCGGGTCCATCACCGTGACCTGGTCACTGAACGGCAGCTGCTCGCGGTACTCCTCGATCAGGTCGCTGACGTCCTCGGCCACCCCCTCGATGGGGACCGGGAAACCCGGGAAGGGGCCGGTCACCGCGGTGCAGGAGGAGAACGTGTCGGCGTCGGAGAAGACCGCGACGGCCTCGTCGTATCCGGTCACCACCAGCACGTTCTGGTGCGGCTCCCGGCGGACCGGACAGCCGTTGCGCATGGCCTCCATGTACGGGTACGGGTCTGCGACCAAGCTCGGGTCTTTGAAGAAATCCAACTGTTCCAGTTCGGTCATCGTGTTCGCTTTCAGGTCATTCGGGCTGCATCGAGCTTTACGATCGACTAGTAAGTTACTATACGATCGTAAAGTTGGTTTAGGCAATCATCGTTTGGCGCAGGAGGGCGGTACATGGGGTCACC
It encodes the following:
- a CDS encoding cytochrome P450, which encodes MTELEQLDFFKDPSLVADPYPYMEAMRNGCPVRREPHQNVLVVTGYDEAVAVFSDADTFSSCTAVTGPFPGFPVPIEGVAEDVSDLIEEYREQLPFSDQVTVMDPPKHTEHRALLMGLITPKRLKSNEDFMWRHADAYLEPYLAAGGGDAIQGFAVPFTLGIIADLLGVPEEDRPEFSRHMNHSAGGVGGTDNKSMSHSPLEYLYEKFSAYIADRRANPRDDALTEMAAAKFPDGSTPEVMDVVRIAANLYTAGQETTVRLISTALKLIAEDAELQRELRKDRSKISNFIEECLRFESPVKGDFRLAKRKTSVGGVDVPAGATVMVMNGAANRDPAQFEDPNTLDIGRSNARRHLAFGRGPHSCPGAPLARAEARVSLERILDRTSDIRLSEEHHGPEGARRFNYVPTFILRGLIDLHLEVTPAEPEAAGG